acttggaccattttccttcctttccacagaacaagtcaaatagcggcagcacaatgttgcatggccgctcaagcctgctccaccgtcgatgatgattgtggctggtcttccacatcaattaaactttggctcatatctcatcctcttctcaaaacatcgatctattcacgtgtagtatccctctcgctaacaatgagaattcattccaatcactgaactcctaacgctgacccaccccaggtgaaaaaattcagctgagatcaggaactgatctcgcctgtatggctgagctggcttttaaaatgtttgccagtgagagagtcccagtgagaaacattcattaaaaaaaataattgcatggattgctctccaatcctaaactctattcaaattcagttggtttgtgatgcagagtgatgccctgcagagagggctcaattgccataccagtgagcttaccacaaagggtcttcgcctcaaccgctctacttgactgaggcatggtgatcttcaggttaaatcataaccagttgtctctctctaaggagtcgccaaatggcgtgctcagactttacctttaaccctgataacatggcaacaagcagataatttagctgatgtcactgactaatagaatcctcaattatactgatattcatgttgtgatatcatcagaaggcatgctcaactaagttttaatttgcaaattaagttaacaaccattcaatcaatattactgaagtactcatattactgatcgtctcgatacaacattctggttacatctgttcataagtgaagtgtaatgtaattgcacttactgtggttttatcaatgtgatcctgcaatgagtcaataagcaggtcacccacaggttgccaatcagtgtggaccccctcagctgttatcacatgagcctcaagatcatccagcgctttctgcagttcttgaagtttctccaacgccttttccacctgtttctgccagttgctcgcacgggttttcaattgctcccaattttccttcacttctgttgactgtttgcggacagctttggcaattctctgggctctctcttccggggtaggttctggaaatatgaagtgcaaataatttatcaactgttcatgattttgatcgatagattttctttctaaacccctttcctttaaaaggtctctctggactttctcctgaaattgggatatataagactgaagcacatcaatgataaattctgtaattagccaGGAGGTCGTGGAGCCatgaacagagaatcacagagaaccaatacaaagccaaataaaattccgcagatatttgaaatttgtcactaccaaggaagctttaaaaaaggaaaaggattacggactaaatgggtacaattctcaacaaaagatttgaaaaatcctttcaggatatctttcatagctatgagacaaacatccaacagaaaccaactttcatctttcaggactggcaagttagaatgataaacccaaagtctaccctgcatagttctctctcgaactcacttaatgaggttgttaagagatgtagagataacaaagtgtgcagctggatgaacacagcaggccaagcagcatctgaggagcacaaaagctgacatgttgggccgagacctttcatcagaaaagggggagggggagagagttctgaaataaatagtgagagagggggaggcggatcaaagatggatagaggagaagataggtggagaggagacagacaagttcaagaggtggggatggagccagcagaggtgagtgtaggtggggaggtagggaggggagaggtcagtccggggaggacgaacaggtctccggggcgggaagaggttaggaggcaggaaatgggggtggggtttgaggtggcaggatgggataggtgggctggttttgggatgcgggagggggaggggtgattttgaagcttgtcaagtccacattgataccatggagtgcagggttcccaagcgcaatatgaggtgctgctcctgcaaccttcaggtggcatcgttgtggcactgcaggaggcccaggatggacatgttacctgaggattggtcgggagagtcgaaacagttcacgactgggaggtgcagttctttagtgcaaactgagcacaggtgaagcggtccccaaacctctgtttggtttccccgatgtagagggggccacaatggcaacagtggatacagtctaccacattagcagatgtgcaggtaaacatctgtttgatgaggaaattcttcctggggcctgggatgggggggaggtatcgggaccagtgaattttcaacgttgtgatgacaacatttatggatatgcagggaaaagtgctgggtgtcgggagtgctagaggggagtgtggagcggataagggggtcacctaagggtggtggggtcggattgcggatggcagaagggtcggaggacgacgcattgaatccggatgttggtggggtggtacgtgagggcgacgaggacactgttttggtagttattatggggtgcgggtgtgagggatgagttgtgggaaacgcgggtgacacggtcgagggtgtttttgaccactgaggaggggcaagttccggtccttgaacaaccctcaacagtttctctttcaattcctcccacttcctacagacaaagagggtggccagggtagccaaatgggcccaagctatgcctgcctctttgtaggttacatggaacgctccctcttccgtacccacactggccctcaaccccacctcttcctccgttacattgatgactgtatcggcaccgcctcgtgttcccacaaggggctcgaacagttcatccacttcaccaacaccttcctcccgaacttgaagttaacctggacaatctctgatacctctctctcctacctggaccactctatgtccaaccactgagaaacaaatatccatttcaactccaccaattcccacagctaccaagattacacctcctcccaccatattcctgcaacaattcatctcctattccccattcctttgcctctgcatctgcactcccaggatgaggtattctattcccgtatatctcagatgtcctcatttttcaaggaccacaacttgccccgctctgtggttgataacgccctcgaccgtgtctccagcatttcctgcaacaaatccctctcaccccaccccgcgacaacaaccaaaacaaagtctccctcgtcctaacgtaccaccccaccaacctccggatacaacgcatcatccttcgaaacttgcagattctctgggaggctacggaacaggcggcggagcctttggccttgatcttcgAATCCTCagtgtctacaggtttagtaccagaaggctggagggttgcaaatgttgtgcccttgttcaaagagggcagtagagatgacccaggtaattataaacccagtgagccttccgtctgttgcaggaaaagttttggaaaggattgtaagagatcggatttataatcatcgagcaagcaccaatttgatgggagatagtcaacacggatttgtcaagggcaggtcgtgtctcacaagcctcattgagtaattttggaaggtggccaagcacgtggatgagggtcgggcagttgacgtggtggacatggacttcagtaaagccttcgataaggttccacatggtaggctattggagaaaacatggagacatgggattgggggagatttagcaggttggattagaaactggctttggcgaaggaggcaaccagtggtggttgatagaaaatattcagcctggagtctggttactactggtttgtctcaaggatctgttttgggaccactgctgtttgtcatttttataaatgacttggacggaggcattggtagatcggttagtaagtttgcagatgacactcaggtcggtggagtggtggacaatgtggaagaatgttgcacgtgacaggtagacttggatgaactgcagaattgggcggaaaggtggcagatggagttcaatgcggataaatgtgaggtgattcactttgggatgaataataggaaggcagaatattgggtcaatggaaagattcttggtagtgttgctgtgcagagggtgtccatctgtgtcgatccctgaaaattgccatccaggttgatcgTGCTGTgaaggcggcttacggtgttttaggttttattggcagtgggattgagatgcagagcaactgtccaaaaaactggtgcggtctcatttggaatattgcgtacagttctggtcgccccattacaggaaggatgtggaagcattggaaaaggtgcagaggagatgttgcctggtccggagcgaaggtcttctgaagaaaggctgagggacttgggtctgtactcattggagagaaggtggttcagaggggatttaatagagacatacaagatgatcagtggatgagacagggtggacagtgtgggtctttttccgaggatgatgacgtcagcttgtatgagggggcacagctaaacagtgagggataatagatttgagatagatatcagaggcaggttctttactcagagagtggtaaggatgtggaaccccctgcctgccaatgcagttagctcagccacattaggggcatttcaacagtcc
This DNA window, taken from Stegostoma tigrinum isolate sSteTig4 unplaced genomic scaffold, sSteTig4.hap1 scaffold_470, whole genome shotgun sequence, encodes the following:
- the LOC132208561 gene encoding utrophin-like isoform X3, whose protein sequence is MCSCGLRSCGGHGSGTAVSSPYAAEPTPEERAQRIAKAVRKQSTEVKENWEQLKTRASNWQKQVEKALEKLQELQKALDDLEAHVITAEGVHTDWQPVGDLLIDSLQDHIDKTTGKDYLQNLRLGFERQQPLFWRDNGNCRCWRMRDNTVWNWMKTAGQAASEEHKS